The Mytilus galloprovincialis chromosome 2, xbMytGall1.hap1.1, whole genome shotgun sequence genome has a window encoding:
- the LOC143062353 gene encoding uncharacterized protein LOC143062353 isoform X2, whose amino-acid sequence MKGQFLQNVMKLAEIITIFSVVFLVTIATGNGAPQWRPQGRFGKRLDQRFPSSWQLGNGDKSIDMFPVIEGQQTQQESASDEQSIDLLHKLCVESTIPGLYRCYRRKREAFPRGLTDEE is encoded by the exons ATGAAGGGACAATTTCTTCAAAAT gTAATGAAACTAGCAGAAATAATAACAATTTTCTCCGTCGTGTTTCTTGTCACCATAGCAACAGGAAATGGTGCTCCACAATGGCGACCGCAGGGTAGATTTGGAAAACGGTTAGACCAACGGTTCCCTTCGTCATGGCAGCTTG GAAATGGCGACAAAAGTATAGACATGTTTCCAGTGATAGAGGGTCAACAAACACAACAAGAAAGTGCTTCAGATGAACAATCAATTGACTTACTGCATAAATTATGTGTAGAAAGCACTATACCTGGATTATATAGATGTTACAG ACGAAAAAGAGAAGCATTTCCAAGAGGACTAACAGATGAAgaataa
- the LOC143062353 gene encoding uncharacterized protein LOC143062353 isoform X1, whose amino-acid sequence MKGQFLQNVMKLAEIITIFSVVFLVTIATGNGAPQWRPQGRFGKRLDQRFPSSWQLVFAGNGDKSIDMFPVIEGQQTQQESASDEQSIDLLHKLCVESTIPGLYRCYRRKREAFPRGLTDEE is encoded by the exons ATGAAGGGACAATTTCTTCAAAAT gTAATGAAACTAGCAGAAATAATAACAATTTTCTCCGTCGTGTTTCTTGTCACCATAGCAACAGGAAATGGTGCTCCACAATGGCGACCGCAGGGTAGATTTGGAAAACGGTTAGACCAACGGTTCCCTTCGTCATGGCAGCTTG TTTTTGCAGGAAATGGCGACAAAAGTATAGACATGTTTCCAGTGATAGAGGGTCAACAAACACAACAAGAAAGTGCTTCAGATGAACAATCAATTGACTTACTGCATAAATTATGTGTAGAAAGCACTATACCTGGATTATATAGATGTTACAG ACGAAAAAGAGAAGCATTTCCAAGAGGACTAACAGATGAAgaataa
- the LOC143062353 gene encoding uncharacterized protein LOC143062353 isoform X3 — MHYTKVMKLAEIITIFSVVFLVTIATGNGAPQWRPQGRFGKRLDQRFPSSWQLVFAGNGDKSIDMFPVIEGQQTQQESASDEQSIDLLHKLCVESTIPGLYRCYRRKREAFPRGLTDEE; from the exons gTAATGAAACTAGCAGAAATAATAACAATTTTCTCCGTCGTGTTTCTTGTCACCATAGCAACAGGAAATGGTGCTCCACAATGGCGACCGCAGGGTAGATTTGGAAAACGGTTAGACCAACGGTTCCCTTCGTCATGGCAGCTTG TTTTTGCAGGAAATGGCGACAAAAGTATAGACATGTTTCCAGTGATAGAGGGTCAACAAACACAACAAGAAAGTGCTTCAGATGAACAATCAATTGACTTACTGCATAAATTATGTGTAGAAAGCACTATACCTGGATTATATAGATGTTACAG ACGAAAAAGAGAAGCATTTCCAAGAGGACTAACAGATGAAgaataa